In Mesoplodon densirostris isolate mMesDen1 chromosome 2, mMesDen1 primary haplotype, whole genome shotgun sequence, the DNA window TTGGGGGGATAGGAACCCCACTTTATAAAAGCCTTCCACTGGAAGTCTCAGCTGAGCTGGGCTGTTGAGTCCCTATGTATCTCTGGTGTTGACTGACAGCACAAGACACACTTAATGGCCAGCTCCTGAGAGCAATGAAACATTCCTTGAGACATTACTGGATAAAAACTTGCTAGTTACTGCCCAAGGATGTGAATTCCCCAGTCTTACCATGTGGCCGGTCATTGGCAGGATAAAAAGAGGGTGGCAACCCAGCGGACTTGCTACCCCTAAGGGCAGCAAGAAGGAAAGTCTAATAGAATTTGAGACCACAGGTCAGCATCCCCAAGAGTTTCCACCTGCAGAGAGGGAGGACAGGTGAGCACTCAAAAGTAAGAGGTATGCTGCATCTCTTTCCTGAAGATACAATCCCGCACCCCCCAACCCAGCAATCATTCCCTGCTCCCACCCTGGGCTGACAGCACCTGTGTACTAGACTATTTTCACCAGCAGTTCAAGAGAAAATCCACTGTCACTGCACATTGAAGCTAATTTCTGATTACAAGCACAGGAGAAAGTAAAGTGAAAGACTTGATGAAGAAGCAAGATTAATTTTCTGGCAGTCAAAGCATGCAGCTGTATAGCTCATGGATCCAAAATTGGAAAGCAGACATTGGGAAAGCAAAGCCAGTGCACTTGGAAGATGATGAATTACCTGGTGGACTTAGGATTTGGGGATAGAAAAAGCCTTTCAATGGAGCATGCCCAGCACATTTTTAGGCATTTGGTCCATAAGTGCAGCCTGGCAGCCAAAACAGCGGCCGGCTGGTCCTCTTCTTCTAGTTCCGTCTGCTTCTGTAGCAGTGAAAGAATAAGCCCATCCTTAAACTACACCAAATCCAGATGTGGGAACTACACTTGTCTCACTCTTGGCAAACACTGTGTTCTCTGTTTCTGAAGTCAGCACCTAATCAGAATAAATGCACAGCAGAGACTTGCTCACTGAATTGAAAAAGATCATTAAAAAGGAAGCAGCAGAAACTGCTGACTGTGACAGCTCAGGACTTAGCCTGATAAGAAAAACTGTCATCTGGTAAGTTGggtgatattttctcttttttctcagttcttttttccccctgaaaattAGCATTTTCTGTATTCATTTAGTCATTTTACAAGAAACCAAGTAATATAAAGTATGTTTTAATATCCTCAACTAATAAAATGATTTTAGCTCTTTTAAAGGGTACTAAAAATATAAGTATTACataaatttcaatttttcttaaaattccccCTGACATGGTTCCTAGACTTCCAAACACTTTTCATTTCATCCTTCTGCAGCTCTGTGTGGAGCTGAGCAGAAAGATTTAATAGTTCCTCTCAAACTAACCAGCCTCACCGCACCCTCTGCTCACCTGTGCTCAACATCCCTGTCTGAGACCCTGACCACTAACTACCCTACGAGCTGCCGGAGGGCACAGAATGAGTCTTGTAAACTACCATAGCCTTAGCACCTAGAGGTGCCTGGCACtgaacaggtgctcaataaatgttagctgaagAAAGGACTGAATGAACACTCCAAAGGCTGGGGCCAGTGGGGCCAGGTAGAGTCATGGGGGCAGGACACAGACCACCTTTAAGGGATCTGGGTCCTCAGCAAAGGACAGACCCAATTTGGCCCTTTAACCGGGGTCTGTGGGACCACATCCTATAAAGCAcaatcccaggaagaacagaattTCAAAGAAGAACCCAGCCCCCCTCCTTCACCCTGCACCTTGATGCAAAAACCAACTCCCCTATGCCCAGTGGATGTTGATTCTGGGCcaagactggggctggggctagaccATAGGATACCTGAGGATCTGTCTCTATTCCAGAGTTAGGTGGTCCCTCAAGGATCTCGGTTGAGGGGAGCAAGGACTTGGGCAGAGGGGTGGGTGGGCCAGAGAGTGAGGCTGGAGTCCCCCTCCCCCTGGGGAAGGGCCAGCCAGAGGTCACTGGGTTGGGAGGTGGCCACGCCCCTCCTGGCCAggggccctgcccctcaccagcCTCTACTTCTGCATGTCACACTGCAGCAGCAGCACAATAGACGGGTCACTCTTGGCCGCCTCCTTGAACTCCTCCAGTGTAATCTGGTCGTCCTTATCCTGGTCCATCTTCTTGAAGATCTTGTCCACACGCTGCTGGGGCGTGAGCCCATCCTGGTTCATGCGCATCATGATCACAGTGCCCACCATCTTGTAGATAGCCTGGTGGGGCAAGGAGGGAGGTGTGAACACTCACAATGGGAAGGGAGGATTGGGGGTGAATGAAAGGGCCTGGGGGTGGGCATGGAGAACACTGGGAGATGTGAGGATACTGGAAGGTGACAAATGGTCATTAAGACTggatatttggggcttccctggtggcgcagtggttgagaatctgcctgccaatgcaggggacacgggttcgagtcctggtctgggaggatcccacatgccacggagcaactaggcccgtgagccacaactactgagcttgcgcgtctggagcctgtgctctgcaacaagagaggccacgatagtgagaggcccgcgcaccacgatgaagagtggcccccgc includes these proteins:
- the HPCAL4 gene encoding hippocalcin-like protein 4 isoform X2; translated protein: MGKTNSKLAPEVLDDLVQNTEFSEQELKQWYKGFLKDCPSGILNLEEFQQLYIKAIYKMVGTVIMMRMNQDGLTPQQRVDKIFKKMDQDKDDQITLEEFKEAAKSDPSIVLLLQCDMQK